The proteins below come from a single Synechococcus sp. WH 8101 genomic window:
- a CDS encoding ferredoxin yields the protein MISHHLLLCATPAKAKCCDPSVGAASWEALKSGVRALDLENPQRREGIVLRSKADCLRVCEQGPVLLIWPDGIWYGGVTPERVQQILERHVVRGEPCHDWIIRRTPLHSL from the coding sequence GTGATCAGCCATCACCTGCTGCTCTGTGCCACGCCTGCCAAAGCGAAGTGCTGTGATCCCAGCGTCGGCGCCGCCAGCTGGGAGGCGCTCAAGAGCGGCGTCCGCGCCCTCGATCTGGAGAACCCTCAACGACGCGAAGGCATCGTGCTGCGGAGCAAGGCGGATTGTCTGCGGGTGTGTGAGCAGGGCCCGGTGCTGCTGATCTGGCCCGACGGCATCTGGTATGGCGGCGTGACCCCGGAACGGGTGCAGCAGATCCTCGAACGCCATGTGGTGAGGGGTGAACCCTGCCACGACTGGATCATCCGCCGCACACCCCTGCATTCACTCTGA
- a CDS encoding 1-deoxy-D-xylulose-5-phosphate reductoisomerase, with the protein MKAISVLGSTGSIGTQTLEIAREFPDQFRVVALTAGRNLPLLVEQIVEHQPEVVALADADLLPELRARLEALEANQTPKVLPQLVGGREGLNEAAAWESADLVVTGIVGCAGLLPTLAAVRAGKDLALANKETLIAAGPVVLPELKKSGSRLLPADSEHSAIFQCLQGTPWAENARLSTGIPTPGLHRIQLTASGGAFRDWKAADLEKATVADATSHPNWSMGRKITVDSASLMNKGLEVIEAHYLFGLDYDHIEIVIHPQSIIHSMIELADSSVLAQLGWPDMKLPILYCLSWPSRLDTPWRRLNLTEVGQLTFRSPDPAKYPCMELAYAAGRAGGTMPAVLNAANEEAVAQFLQERIHFLDIPDLIDAACERHKADRMDHPRLEDVLEVDQWARDTVREQVNRGNRRLGMTPIAA; encoded by the coding sequence GTGAAAGCCATCAGCGTGCTGGGCTCCACGGGCTCGATCGGCACCCAGACCCTGGAGATCGCCAGGGAGTTCCCCGACCAGTTTCGGGTTGTGGCCCTCACCGCCGGGCGCAACCTGCCCCTGCTGGTGGAGCAGATCGTGGAACATCAGCCGGAGGTGGTGGCGCTCGCCGACGCCGATCTGCTGCCTGAGCTGCGCGCAAGGCTGGAAGCCTTAGAGGCGAACCAGACACCGAAGGTTCTGCCCCAGCTCGTGGGCGGCCGTGAAGGCTTAAATGAGGCCGCCGCCTGGGAGTCGGCCGATCTTGTGGTGACCGGCATCGTCGGTTGCGCCGGCCTGCTGCCCACCCTGGCGGCCGTGCGCGCCGGCAAAGATCTAGCCCTGGCGAACAAGGAAACCCTGATCGCTGCCGGGCCGGTGGTGCTGCCCGAGCTGAAAAAGAGTGGCAGTCGCCTGTTGCCGGCCGACTCGGAGCACTCCGCCATCTTCCAGTGCCTGCAGGGCACCCCCTGGGCCGAAAACGCTCGGCTCTCCACCGGCATTCCCACTCCCGGCCTGCACCGCATTCAACTCACCGCTTCCGGTGGCGCCTTCCGCGACTGGAAAGCCGCTGATCTAGAGAAGGCAACCGTGGCCGATGCCACCTCCCATCCCAACTGGAGCATGGGCCGCAAGATCACCGTGGATTCCGCCTCACTGATGAACAAGGGGCTGGAAGTGATCGAAGCCCACTATCTGTTCGGCCTCGATTACGACCACATCGAGATCGTGATTCACCCCCAGAGCATCATCCATTCGATGATCGAACTGGCGGATTCTTCTGTGCTCGCCCAGCTGGGCTGGCCCGACATGAAACTGCCGATCCTCTACTGCCTGAGCTGGCCTTCCCGGCTCGACACCCCCTGGCGTCGTCTCAATCTCACCGAGGTGGGGCAACTGACCTTCCGCAGCCCCGATCCCGCCAAATACCCCTGCATGGAGCTGGCTTACGCCGCCGGACGGGCCGGCGGCACCATGCCGGCTGTGTTGAATGCCGCCAACGAGGAAGCCGTGGCCCAGTTCCTGCAGGAACGGATTCATTTCCTCGACATTCCCGACCTAATCGATGCCGCCTGCGAACGTCATAAGGCCGATCGGATGGATCACCCCCGCCTCGAGGATGTGCTGGAGGTAGATCAATGGGCGCGGGACACGGTGCGCGAGCAGGTGAACCGCGGCAACCGGCGCCTGGGAATGACTCCGATTGCGGCGTGA
- a CDS encoding sodium-dependent transporter gives MAVKEHWRSGLGFVLAAAGSAVGLGNLWGFAYRASQGGGGAFLLLYVLIVLVVCLPVLVAEMVLGRSTGHSPLLAPVTAAGRRWQPMGWLFIAAASGILAFYAVLMGWTGHTLWHALVVGLPADMAEAERFFGAISGGNSALLGQSVSLVLTALVVVAGVQAGIERLSRWALPLLFVLLIGLALWASGLEGAAAGRETFLLNFDPSELTDFTTIRNAFTQAFFSIGAGIGCILAYAAYLDRRNHLPREAIAVVGMDTAVGLLAGLVTFPVVMSFGLKDVVSGSTVGTLFIALPTGLASLGLTGRVVAVLFFFLAYIAAITSSVSLLEVPVASLMDRLGWSRRRAVWFSAALIFVAGLPAATSIPVLEVMDSIFGGVMLILGGLLIALLLGWAAPQRFEADLKGSATPAGLRRWLLFVLRWISPPVIAVGLVISLVDLLRGWGWLPG, from the coding sequence ATGGCGGTGAAGGAACACTGGCGTTCAGGCCTGGGCTTTGTGTTGGCGGCCGCCGGCAGTGCGGTGGGGCTGGGCAACCTCTGGGGCTTTGCCTATCGGGCGTCCCAGGGTGGTGGTGGTGCCTTCCTGTTGCTGTATGTGCTGATTGTGCTGGTGGTGTGTCTGCCGGTGCTGGTGGCCGAGATGGTGCTGGGCCGCAGCACGGGTCATAGCCCCCTGCTGGCCCCGGTCACGGCGGCGGGCCGGCGCTGGCAGCCGATGGGCTGGCTGTTCATCGCCGCAGCGAGCGGCATCCTGGCCTTCTACGCCGTGCTGATGGGCTGGACCGGCCACACCCTGTGGCATGCGCTGGTGGTGGGTCTGCCGGCCGACATGGCCGAGGCGGAACGCTTCTTCGGGGCCATCAGCGGAGGCAATAGCGCCCTGCTGGGGCAGTCGGTGAGCCTGGTGCTCACGGCCCTGGTCGTGGTGGCTGGAGTGCAGGCCGGCATCGAGCGGCTGTCGCGCTGGGCTCTGCCACTGCTGTTTGTGTTGCTGATCGGACTGGCGCTGTGGGCCTCCGGTCTGGAGGGCGCTGCAGCGGGTCGGGAGACCTTTCTGCTCAATTTCGATCCCAGCGAACTCACCGACTTCACCACCATTCGCAACGCCTTCACCCAGGCGTTCTTTTCAATAGGGGCAGGAATCGGCTGCATCTTGGCTTATGCAGCCTATCTCGACCGCCGGAATCATCTGCCCAGGGAAGCGATTGCTGTTGTGGGGATGGACACCGCCGTCGGACTGCTCGCCGGGCTTGTCACCTTCCCGGTGGTGATGAGTTTCGGGCTGAAGGATGTGGTGAGTGGCTCCACCGTGGGCACCCTGTTTATCGCTCTGCCCACCGGACTCGCCTCTCTTGGGCTCACGGGACGGGTGGTGGCGGTGCTGTTTTTCTTCCTTGCTTACATCGCCGCGATCACCTCGTCGGTGTCGTTGTTGGAGGTGCCGGTGGCGTCGCTGATGGATCGGCTCGGTTGGAGTCGGCGTCGGGCGGTGTGGTTCAGTGCGGCGTTGATTTTTGTGGCTGGTCTTCCTGCGGCCACGTCGATCCCTGTGTTGGAGGTGATGGATTCGATCTTCGGGGGGGTGATGCTGATTCTTGGCGGTCTGCTGATCGCCCTCCTGTTGGGTTGGGCGGCGCCGCAACGCTTTGAGGCTGATCTCAAGGGGAGTGCCACACCGGCTGGCTTACGCCGCTGGTTGCTGTTTGTGCTGCGCTGGATTTCCCCGCCCGTGATCGCCGTAGGCCTGGTGATCAGCCTGGTGGATCTGCTCAGAGGGTGGGGGTGGTTGCCGGGTTGA
- a CDS encoding DUF2721 domain-containing protein: MQPESLSKAIQLSVAPVFLLAGIGALMNVISARLARIVDAARQARDAARAGEPLDEQQRRSYRRRMQLTIRAIELLTAATLLISAVVAVTFFSVISRVNLTLVVVPLFIAAMSLLMLASLCFLREVQMASRHLRELI, encoded by the coding sequence ATGCAACCGGAAAGCCTCTCCAAAGCGATTCAGCTCTCGGTGGCCCCGGTGTTCCTGCTCGCTGGCATCGGCGCCTTGATGAACGTGATCTCCGCCCGTCTGGCCCGGATTGTGGATGCAGCCAGGCAGGCGCGCGATGCGGCACGAGCGGGCGAACCGCTCGACGAGCAACAACGCCGCAGCTACCGCAGGCGCATGCAACTCACGATTCGAGCGATCGAACTGCTCACCGCAGCCACGCTGCTGATTTCCGCCGTGGTGGCGGTGACCTTCTTCAGCGTGATTTCCAGAGTGAACCTCACCCTGGTGGTGGTGCCCCTGTTCATCGCAGCGATGAGCCTGTTGATGCTCGCCTCGCTTTGCTTCCTGCGGGAAGTGCAGATGGCCTCGCGACATCTGCGCGAGTTGATCTGA
- the cysS gene encoding cysteine--tRNA ligase, producing MALRFTNTLSRRMEPFRPLKEGQVSIYCCGVTVYDLCHLGHARSYINWDVLRRYLIWRGYAVTFVQNFTDIDDKILNRAADEGSSMEGVSERNIAAFHADMDALGILRPDRMPRATRCLDAIRDLIGELEAKGAAYSADGDVYFAVMKHAGYGKLSGRDLNEQQTNAEGRVADAEEARKQHPFDFALWKGAKPGEPSFPSPWGAGRPGWHIECSAMVREELGDTIDIHLGGADLVFPHHENEIAQSEAASGQELARLWLHNGMVNVGGEKMSKSLGNFTTIRALLESGLSAMTLRLFVLQAHYRKPLDFTTEALEAASSGWKGLNAALNLGTCHDNALGWPHTTPLPYGAVVESSIEPLGQGGSTDPDPLLGLRQRFIEAMDDDLNSSGALAVLFELARPLRGLANRLDRGDNAGITASESALLRSRWLLLRELAAVLGLRAEATPEDEASNSAVDTTAIEAAIAARQAAKQAKNYAEADLIRSELTAQGIELIDKPGGITEWRHS from the coding sequence TTGGCCCTGCGCTTCACCAACACGCTCAGCCGACGCATGGAGCCGTTCAGGCCTCTGAAAGAGGGCCAGGTGAGCATCTATTGCTGTGGGGTGACGGTCTATGACCTCTGCCACCTGGGCCATGCCCGCAGCTACATCAACTGGGATGTGCTGCGTCGCTATCTGATCTGGCGCGGCTACGCGGTGACCTTCGTGCAGAACTTCACCGACATCGACGACAAAATTCTCAACCGCGCTGCCGACGAGGGCTCGAGCATGGAGGGGGTGAGCGAGCGCAACATCGCCGCCTTCCATGCCGATATGGATGCCCTGGGAATCCTCAGGCCCGATCGCATGCCGCGCGCCACCCGCTGCCTCGACGCGATCCGCGACCTGATCGGCGAACTGGAGGCCAAGGGAGCCGCCTATTCCGCGGATGGCGATGTGTATTTCGCTGTGATGAAGCATGCCGGCTACGGCAAACTCAGCGGCCGTGATCTGAACGAGCAGCAAACGAACGCCGAGGGCCGCGTCGCCGATGCCGAAGAAGCACGCAAACAACACCCCTTCGATTTCGCTCTCTGGAAAGGGGCCAAGCCCGGCGAGCCCTCCTTCCCCTCCCCCTGGGGCGCCGGTCGACCCGGCTGGCACATCGAATGCTCGGCGATGGTGCGCGAGGAGCTGGGCGACACGATCGACATCCATCTCGGCGGTGCCGACCTGGTGTTCCCGCACCACGAGAACGAAATCGCCCAGTCGGAAGCGGCCAGCGGCCAGGAGCTGGCGCGGTTGTGGCTGCACAACGGCATGGTGAACGTGGGCGGCGAAAAGATGAGCAAGTCGCTGGGCAACTTCACCACGATCCGGGCCCTCCTGGAGAGCGGCCTCTCCGCCATGACTCTGCGTCTGTTCGTGCTGCAGGCGCACTACCGCAAACCGCTGGATTTCACGACGGAAGCCCTGGAGGCGGCCAGCAGCGGCTGGAAAGGCTTGAATGCCGCCCTCAACCTCGGCACATGCCATGACAACGCTCTGGGTTGGCCGCACACCACACCCCTGCCCTACGGCGCAGTGGTGGAAAGCAGCATCGAGCCGTTGGGTCAAGGAGGCTCAACCGACCCCGACCCGTTGCTGGGCTTGCGGCAACGCTTCATCGAAGCGATGGACGATGACCTCAACAGTTCAGGGGCCTTGGCAGTGTTGTTCGAGTTGGCTCGGCCCCTGCGCGGCCTGGCCAACCGACTCGATCGAGGCGATAACGCAGGGATCACGGCATCCGAATCGGCATTGTTGAGGTCACGCTGGCTCCTGTTGCGCGAACTGGCGGCGGTGCTGGGCCTGCGGGCGGAGGCCACACCAGAAGATGAAGCCAGCAACAGCGCGGTCGACACCACGGCGATCGAGGCGGCGATCGCAGCCCGTCAAGCTGCCAAGCAGGCCAAAAATTACGCCGAAGCCGATCTCATCCGCAGTGAACTCACGGCTCAAGGCATCGAACTGATCGACAAGCCCGGCGGCATCACCGAATGGCGACACAGCTGA